A region from the Medicago truncatula cultivar Jemalong A17 chromosome 6, MtrunA17r5.0-ANR, whole genome shotgun sequence genome encodes:
- the LOC25496077 gene encoding SKP1-interacting partner 15, with translation MAHQQQQEQEEPLIYNLPQDTLHQIFSSLPLQQIIICRSLSKFFNNLLTTPSFLHLISTTLPPLNLLALRHHNHYPPSSTIHLFDPNLNHWLHFPLNFLPFSSPLPVASSHGLIYLWAQPINNSPVSSQAQAHTQTQATKSLIACNPLTRKFRILPHLGSAWCRHGSVIVDSVNRVMVLTELAAFYFAGHGSSDDNDKISSWQKFSSNLPSKPRSPVLIEDWAYALCEVGSPWRSQWKLFSCCFSATTSGKWSRIERQEWGDVFDILKRPRLVRGVGNRILMIGGLKSSFSLNSPCSTILILRLDLGMMEWDEAGRMPVEMFKCFQEAGKFKVFGAGDRVCFSAKRVGKLALWDRGREKGDEWSWIDNVPGNGDGLYRGFVFEGRLDALP, from the coding sequence ATGgcacatcaacaacaacaagaacaagaagaacCCTTAATCTACAACCTTCCACAAGACACACTTCACCAAATCTTCTCTTCCTTACCTCTCCAACAAATCATCATCTGCCGTTCCCTTTCCAAATTCTTCAACAATCTCCTCACCACACCTTCCTTCCTCCACCTCATCTCCACCACTCTTCCACCTCTCAACCTCCTTGCCCTCCGCCACCACAACCACTACCCTCCCTCCTCCACCATCCACCTCTTTGATCCAAATCTAAATCATTGGCTTCATTTTCCTCTCAACTTCCTCCCTTTCTCTTCTCCTCTTCCAGTTGCTTCATCTCATGGACTCATCTACCTTTGGGCCCAGCCCATTAACAACAGCCCAGTTTCTTCTCAAGCCCAAGCCCATACTCAAACACAAGCAACTAAATCACTTATTGCTTGTAACCCTTTAACCCGGAAATTCCGGATCCTTCCTCATTTAGGATCTGCTTGGTGTAGACATGGTTCTGTTATAGTTGATTCAGTTAACCGAGTAATGGTTTTAACTGAATTAGCTGCGTTTTATTTTGCTGGCCATGGCAGTTCCGATGACAATGATAAAATTTCTAGCTGGCAGAAATTTTCGTCGAATTTACCGTCAAAGCCACGGAGCCCAGTTCTTATTGAGGACTGGGCTTACGCGCTTTGTGAAGTTGGCTCCCCGTGGAGGAGCCAATGGAAATTGTTTTCGTGCTGCTTTTCTGCGACCACGAGTGGTAAGTGGTCGCGGATAGAGCGGCAGGAATGGGGTGatgtttttgatattttaaagagGCCGCGGTTAGTTCGCGGGGTTGGGAATAGGATTTTGATGATTGGTGGTTTGAAGTCGTCATTTTCGTTGAATTCACCATGTTCGACGATTTTGATTTTGAGGCTTGATCTTGGGATGATGGAGTGGGATGAGGCGGGGAGGATGCCGGTGGAGATGTTTAAGTGTTTTCAGGAGGCGGGGAAGTTTAAGGTGTTTGGAGCTGGTGATAGGGTTTGCTTCTCGGCAAAGAGGGTTGGGAAGTTGGCGTTGTGGGATCGTGGTCGAGAGAAGGGAGATGAGTGGAGTTGGATTGATAATGTGCCTGGAAATGGTGATGGACTCTATAGGGGATTTGTGTTTGAAGGGAGACTTGATGCATTGCCTTGA
- the LOC25496078 gene encoding abscisic acid 8'-hydroxylase 3: MGLINMLLCWILSLIFFLVVLSILLLMYLTRSPKEMEGIPGNLGWPIIGESLKFISDFSSPSGIFSFMNNRQKRYGKVFKSFVLGRFTVFMTGREASKILLTGKDGLVSLNLFYTGQQVLGPTSLLQTTGEAHKRLRRLIAEPLSLDGLKKYFHFINTQAIVTLDQWEGKKVHVLEEASTFTLKVIGHMIMSLEPTGEDQEKFRSNFKIISSSFASLPFKLPGTAFHRGIKARDRMYDMLDSVISRRRNGQDFQQDFLESLIMKHSRKSDGQEEDENKLTDKQLKDNVLTLLVAGHDTTTAALTWLIKFLEENQNVLEQLREEHNEIIANRKSGTELTWSEVNNMPYTAKVISETLRRATILPWYSRKAAQDFEIDGYQIKKGWSVNLDVVSIHHDPNVFPDPEKFNPSRFDEHLRPFSFLGFGSGPRMCPGMNLAKVEICVFIHHLVTRYKWRALEKDDSVQPTLVRMPKNKYPVIVESL, encoded by the exons ATGGGGTTGATTAATATGTTACTTTGTTGGATCCTCTCTTTGATCTTTTTCTTGGTAGTGTTATCAATTCTATTGTTGATGTATTTGACAAGATCTCCTAAAGAAATGGAAGGTATTCCTGGTAATCTAGGTTGGCCTATTATTGGAGAGAGTCTCAAATTCATCTCTGATTTTTCAAGTCCATCTGGAATCTTTAGCTTCATGAACAATAGACAAAAGAG ATATGGAAAGGTTTTCAAGAGCTTTGTTTTAGGAAGATTCACGGTCTTCATGACTGGTAGAGAAGCAAGTAAGATATTGTTAACTGGGAAAGATGGACTTGTGAGTTTAAACTTGTTTTACACTGGCCAACAAGTTCTGGGGCCCACCAGCTTGCTTCAAACCACTGGTGAAGCACACAAAAGGCTTAGAAGACTAATTGCTGAACCTTTGTCATTAGATGGtctcaaaaaatatttccaTTTTATTAATACTCAAGCAATTGTAACATTAGATCAATGGGAAGGAAAGAAAGTACATGTTCTTGAAGAGGCTTCTACA TTTACACTTAAAGTGATTGGACACATGATCATGAGCTTAGAACCTACCGGAGAGGATCAAGAAAAGTTTAGGTCAAACTTCAAgatcatttcttcttcatttgctTCATTGCCTTTTAAACTTCCCGGGACAGCTTTTCATCGCGGTATCAAG GCCCGCGATAGGATGTACGACATGTTGGATTCCGTAATTTCAAGGAGGAGAAATGGTCAAGATTTTCAACAGGATTTCTTAGAGTCCTTAATTATGAAACATAGCAGAAAATCAGATGgacaagaagaagatgaaaataaacTTACTGATAAACAATTAAAAGACAATGTATTAACTCTGCTTGTTGCTGGCCATGATACCACAACTGCTGCTCTTACATGGCTTATCAAATTTCttgaagaaaatcaaaatgttcTCGAACAATTGAGA GAGGAACATAATGAAATTATTGCAAACAGAAAAAGTGGAACAGAACTTACATGGTCTGAAGTTAATAACATGCCTTACACAGCCAAA GTGATTAGTGAAACACTCAGAAGAGCCACAATACTACCTTGGTATTCAAGGAAAGCAGCCCAAGATTTTGAAATTGATg GATACCAAATTAAGAAAGGATGGTCAGTGAACTTAGATGTTGTTTCAATACACCATGACCCTAATGTTTTCCCAGATCCTGAGAAGTTTAATCCCTCTAGATTTGAT GAACACTTGAGACCTTTCAGCTTTCTTGGATTTGGTAGTGGACCACGTATGTGTCCTGGAATGAATCTTGCTAAGGTTGAAATTTGTGTCTTCATTCATCACCTTGTCACCAGATACAA ATGGAGAGCTTTAGAGAAAGATGATTCTGTCCAACCAACACTTGTGAGGATGCCAAAGAACAAGTATCCAGTTATAGTTGAGTCACTATAA
- the LOC25496079 gene encoding transcription factor VIP1 yields the protein MEQNNFTRKPPPVIIDLETMPPSRGTHHRRSHSDTTFRFAANFDDLLTFDPSDFDISNLPLLSPDAVPMDSDESIGKSASEGRHLRSLSVDSEFFDGLGFGGEGEKVEERKVSRHRYSSSMDGSEMGLFEVGDGVKKSMPAEKLAELALIDPKRAKRILANRQSAARSKERKTRYTSELERKVQTLQTEATNLSAQLTTLQRDTTDLTAQNKELKMKLDAFEQQAQLREDLNEALKKELQRLRAQKNHLTAVAGNPSFNGMFSQFATQLTMQQMSNPQPQQTQPGMPPSRSDQPFNGRGRSNFMDFNYQK from the exons atGGAACAAAACAACTTCACAAGAAAACCACCACCAGTCATAATTGACTTAGAAACCATGCCACCATCACGTGGGACCCACCACCGCCGTTCACACTCAGACACCACCTTCCGTTTCGCAGCAAACTTCGACGATCTTCTCACCTTTGACCCTTCCGACTTCGATATCTCCAACCTCCCTCTTCTGTCCCCTGACGCTGTCCCGATGGACTCTGATGAGTCCATCGGGAAGTCAGCGTCAGAGGGACGGCATCTTAGGAGTTTATCTGTGGATTCTGAGTTTTTTGATGGGTTAGGGTTTGGTGGTGAAGGGGAAAAGGTTGAAGAGAGGAAGGTGAGTAGACATAGGTATAGTAGTTCGATGGATGGGTCTGAGATGGGGTTGTTTGAGGTTGGTGATGGTGTGAAGAAATCTATGCCAGCTGAGAAACTTGCTGAACTTGCTCTTATTGATCCTAAGAGAGCTAAAAG GATTCTTGCTAATAGGCAATCCGCTGCACGATCAAAAGAGAGGAAAACTCGATATACAAGTGAGCTGGAGAGGAAAGTGCAAACACTTCAAACTGAAGCAACTAACCTCTCTGCGCAACTTACAACCCTTCAG AGAGACACTACTGATTTGACTGCTCAGAATAAGGAGCTCAAAATGAAGTTAGATGCCTTCGAGCAACAAGCACAGCTTAGAGAAG ATCTAAATGAAGCAttgaagaaagaacttcaaCGCCTTAGGGCACAAAAGAATCATTTGACTGCCGTAGCCGGTAATCCTTCATTCAACGGGATGTTCTCGCAATTTGCTACACAATTAACCATGCAACAGATGAGTAATCCTCAACCCCAGCAGACACAACCTGGCATGCCGCCTTCTCGTTCTGATCAACCCTTCAACGGTCGTGGCCGCTCTAACTTCATGGACTTCAATTACCAAAAGTAG
- the LOC25496080 gene encoding squalene monooxygenase SE1 isoform X2, which translates to MDYQYILGGEILACSLAFVFALYIVVEKKKAKEIDSSSTYLKTNGPKNGTCSSLFQQAAGGTDIIIVGAGVAGSALAYTLGKDGRRVHVIERDLNEPDRIVGELLQPGGYLKLLELGLEDCVDEIDAQRVFGYALYKDGKNIKLSYPLENFNADVSGRSFHNGRFIQKMREKASLLPNVKLEQGTVTSLVEINGSIIGVNYKNKSGQEFNEKAPLTIVCDGCFSNLRSSLCKPKIPPELYNSFIAAVDKRNIRVMPNRSMPATPYVTPGALMMGDAFNMRHPLTGGGMTVALSDIVLLRNLLKPLHNLSDVSTLCKYLEPFYTLRKPLSSTVNTLAGLLHTVICVSPDPARKEMREACFDYLSLGGDFSDGPIALLAGLNSRPLSLLYHFIGVATYGLVRLMMPFPSPKRIWLGARFIFVALGIIFPIIKAEGIRQMFFPATVPMCYRMPHIH; encoded by the exons ATGGATTATCAATATATTCTTGGAGGAGAGATTCTTGCTTGTAGCTTGGCATTTGTGTTTGCTCTATACATTGTTGTTGAAAAGAAGAAAGCCAAAGAAATAGATTCAAGCTCAACATATCTGAAAACTAATGGTCCAAAAAATGGAACATGCAGCAGCTTATTTCAACAGGCTGCTGGAGGTACTGATATCATCATTGTAGGTGCTGGTGTTGCTGGTTCTGCTCTTGCTTACACACTTGGAAAG GATGGACGACGAGTGCATGTCATTGAAAGAGATCTGAATGAGCCTGATAGGATTGTAGGAGAATTGCTACAACCTGGGGGGTATCTAAAGTTGCTTGAGTTGGGTCTTGAGG ATTGTGTAGATGAAATTGATGCTCAGAGAGTGTTTGGTTATGCACTTTATAAGGATGGAAAAAATATCAAGCTCTCTTATCCCTTAGAAAATTTTAATGCTGATGTTTCTGGAAGAAGTTTTCACAATGGTCGTTTCATACAGAAAATGCGAGAGAAGGCTTCACTTCTTCCAAA tGTAAAATTAGAACAAGGAACTGTCACATCTTTAGTTGAAATAAATGGAAGCATCATAGGGGTGAATTACAAAAACAAGAGTGGACAAGAGTTCAATGAAAAGGCTCCTCTCACTATTGTATGTGATGGATGTTTTTCAAACTTGAGGAGTTCTCTTTGCAAACCTAAG ATTCCTCCAGAGTTGTATAATTCTTTTATCGCAGCTGTTGACAAAAGAAACATAAGAGTCATGCCCAATAGAAGTATGCCTGCCACACCATATGTCACTCCTGGGGCTTTAATGATGGGAGATGCCTTCAATATGCGTCATCCTTTAACAGGAGGAGGAATGACTGTGGCTTTGTCTGACATTGTTTTGCTAAGAAATTTACTTAAACCTCTACATAACCTAAGTGATGTTTCTACTCTTTGCAAATACCTTGAGCCATTCTACACCCTACGCAAG CCATTGTCATCAACAGTAAACACATTAGCTGGTTTATTGCATACAGTAATTTGTGTATCTCCAGATCCAGCTAGAAAGGAAATGCGTGAAGCATGTTTCGATTATTTAAGCCTTGGAGGTGATTTCTCAGATGGACCAATAGCTCTACTCGCAGGGCTAAATTCTCGTCCATTGAGTTTGCTTTACCATTTCATTGGTGTTGCTACATATGGTCTAGTTCGTCTAATGATGCCATTTCCTTCTCCAAAAAGAATTTGGCTTGGAGCTCGATTCATTTTT GTTGCATTGGGTATCATTTTCCCCATTATCAAGGCTGAAGGAATAAGGCAAATGTTTTTCCCAGCAACTGTGCCAATGTGTTACAGAATGCCTCATATCCATTAG
- the LOC25496080 gene encoding squalene monooxygenase SE1 isoform X1: MDYQYILGGEILACSLAFVFALYIVVEKKKAKEIDSSSTYLKTNGPKNGTCSSLFQQAAGGTDIIIVGAGVAGSALAYTLGKDGRRVHVIERDLNEPDRIVGELLQPGGYLKLLELGLEDCVDEIDAQRVFGYALYKDGKNIKLSYPLENFNADVSGRSFHNGRFIQKMREKASLLPNVKLEQGTVTSLVEINGSIIGVNYKNKSGQEFNEKAPLTIVCDGCFSNLRSSLCKPKVEVPSYFVGLVLENCNLPYANHGHVILGDPSPLLFYPISSTEIRCFVDVPAGKRLPSLVNGEMTHYLKTMVAPQIPPELYNSFIAAVDKRNIRVMPNRSMPATPYVTPGALMMGDAFNMRHPLTGGGMTVALSDIVLLRNLLKPLHNLSDVSTLCKYLEPFYTLRKPLSSTVNTLAGLLHTVICVSPDPARKEMREACFDYLSLGGDFSDGPIALLAGLNSRPLSLLYHFIGVATYGLVRLMMPFPSPKRIWLGARFIFVALGIIFPIIKAEGIRQMFFPATVPMCYRMPHIH, translated from the exons ATGGATTATCAATATATTCTTGGAGGAGAGATTCTTGCTTGTAGCTTGGCATTTGTGTTTGCTCTATACATTGTTGTTGAAAAGAAGAAAGCCAAAGAAATAGATTCAAGCTCAACATATCTGAAAACTAATGGTCCAAAAAATGGAACATGCAGCAGCTTATTTCAACAGGCTGCTGGAGGTACTGATATCATCATTGTAGGTGCTGGTGTTGCTGGTTCTGCTCTTGCTTACACACTTGGAAAG GATGGACGACGAGTGCATGTCATTGAAAGAGATCTGAATGAGCCTGATAGGATTGTAGGAGAATTGCTACAACCTGGGGGGTATCTAAAGTTGCTTGAGTTGGGTCTTGAGG ATTGTGTAGATGAAATTGATGCTCAGAGAGTGTTTGGTTATGCACTTTATAAGGATGGAAAAAATATCAAGCTCTCTTATCCCTTAGAAAATTTTAATGCTGATGTTTCTGGAAGAAGTTTTCACAATGGTCGTTTCATACAGAAAATGCGAGAGAAGGCTTCACTTCTTCCAAA tGTAAAATTAGAACAAGGAACTGTCACATCTTTAGTTGAAATAAATGGAAGCATCATAGGGGTGAATTACAAAAACAAGAGTGGACAAGAGTTCAATGAAAAGGCTCCTCTCACTATTGTATGTGATGGATGTTTTTCAAACTTGAGGAGTTCTCTTTGCAAACCTAAG GTTGAAGTACCTTCGTATTTTGTTGGTTTAGTCTTGGAAAATTGCAATCTTCCATATGCAAACCATGGACATGTTATCTTGGGTGATCCATCACCTCTTTTGTTTTACCCCATAAGTAGTACTGAGATTCGTTGTTTTGTTGATGTACCTGCTGGTAAAAGATTACCTTCACTTGTCAATGGTGAAATGACCCATTATTTGAAAACTATGGTAGCTCCCCAG ATTCCTCCAGAGTTGTATAATTCTTTTATCGCAGCTGTTGACAAAAGAAACATAAGAGTCATGCCCAATAGAAGTATGCCTGCCACACCATATGTCACTCCTGGGGCTTTAATGATGGGAGATGCCTTCAATATGCGTCATCCTTTAACAGGAGGAGGAATGACTGTGGCTTTGTCTGACATTGTTTTGCTAAGAAATTTACTTAAACCTCTACATAACCTAAGTGATGTTTCTACTCTTTGCAAATACCTTGAGCCATTCTACACCCTACGCAAG CCATTGTCATCAACAGTAAACACATTAGCTGGTTTATTGCATACAGTAATTTGTGTATCTCCAGATCCAGCTAGAAAGGAAATGCGTGAAGCATGTTTCGATTATTTAAGCCTTGGAGGTGATTTCTCAGATGGACCAATAGCTCTACTCGCAGGGCTAAATTCTCGTCCATTGAGTTTGCTTTACCATTTCATTGGTGTTGCTACATATGGTCTAGTTCGTCTAATGATGCCATTTCCTTCTCCAAAAAGAATTTGGCTTGGAGCTCGATTCATTTTT GTTGCATTGGGTATCATTTTCCCCATTATCAAGGCTGAAGGAATAAGGCAAATGTTTTTCCCAGCAACTGTGCCAATGTGTTACAGAATGCCTCATATCCATTAG